AATGTTTCCAGAAAAGTTCTGCGGATAATCATGAGTTACACCGAGTACGTCAACAGGACGGTCTGGTTTAAAAATCACGCCTAAGCATAATGGCTGCTTAAAAACTATTGCGCGCCGATCTGCTGCGTTACTGCTCGCTCAACACCTCAACGTACAAATTTCCGATGAATACGGTAATCCAATTTGGACCACATCGATAAAAGCCAATTGGCTGAAACAGAAAAATTATCTGCCGATAATACCCTTTGCAACGAAGGGGGTGATCCGGCAATGCTTCTGGCAAAGCGTGAATTGGAATTGGCCGAATGTAGATACCATCTCAAACTAATGACCTCCATGTACGAAAATATTGCCTCGTCCACTACCTGGCGATTCACTGCACCGATAAGGGGCTTTCTCGACGCAGTTAAGAAAAGGGATTTCAATTTTAAAACTTTTGCGGAATCGCTACAAAGGGCCGTGTCTAGAATAGTGAAGGCCCCACGGCAGGATTGGGTTGAAGCGGCTAATGCCTGCGACAGCAACGTTGCCATCATGCCTGCTGCTTTTGCAGAGGGTGATCCGACTGGTCAAGTGGCGCAAAGTTTAGTCAAGTTTCTTGCCGACCAGGGTTATCTGGTAATTCATGCGACCTCAGCAATCAAACGATGCAACTCCAGTACAGCAACGCTGAAAGCTGTGCCTTCCCCTGTCATTATTGATAGGTCCGCTTCCCACCCTAATGTCATTAAAGTTCCCTTTCATGAATTGCTGAGCAGGGCGGGCTGTTTGCAACCGCGCAATCCTAGTCAAGCCATCCTTTTTGTTACCATTCCTGCAAAAAATCTGATTGAGTGTCTACCAGCTTTTCGCCTGGCAGGATTTTCTGTCGTCTACTGTGTTATAGCCGATTGGAGTGCACTGCACGATACAGGAGATGCTGACTGGTACGAACGGGAGGTGGAGGAGCAGGCAGTGCTTTATGCGGACGTGGTTAGTGTCATGTCACTAAAACTGAAAGACACATTCTCCCACCTGCGAAGCGACATCTTCTATTTAGGCAATGACTCCCATAATGCTGAACAGTGTCAGGTTTTATTGGGGCAGGAATTTAACCGATTGCTCACCGTGGTAACAAACGAATCCGTCATAAAAGGCATTTATGCTTAAGCTGCTCTATGTTTACAGATTCGCCACATTGGGCGGAGTTGAGAGAGTGCTTATCAGCAGAGCTGAGGCATTTAGAGACCATCAAGTACCGGTAAAAATTTTTCTTTATTTTTTTAAAGATCTTGGTGCTATTGATAAATTAAATAATTATTTCGCGCTTCATGAGTTGTCAGATAACATACAGATAGTTAACAGAATTGATGAGAATCAATATGACTTTATAATTTCGATCGATACTCCCCAGATATTGAAATTTAATATTTCAAAGAGCAAGCTACTTTTTGAATGCCATACTACCTATCTAAACAGCAGGAAATATCTGATGGAATTGCCTGCCGAAGTCAGAGTCATAGTTGTACCTTCTTCTGGTATGAAGACCACCCTGGCGCAGGAGCGGCCAGAACTGAAAAACAAGATTGTTGTTGTGAGGAATTATGTTCCGGAGGACACGACTTCTTACCATGGAGGCAGAATCTGGGTGAAGCGCCCCCTTTTGTACTTGGGCAGAATGGATGAACATAAAAACATCTGCGAGCTCCTTGATGTTTTCGCCTATTATCGCAGCCATTATGGTGATGACATGATGCTGGTGCTTGTGGGGATGAGTGCCGAAACTATCAATCTCCCTCAGGAGTTGCAGCAACGGAATCTTACGGATCGGGCCGTCGTTTTGCCTCCTGTCGGATTTGATAAAGTGAACCGGCTATACTCACTAATAAAAAAACATGGGGGCATATTTATGTCTTCATCGGTAGCTGAATCGTTCGGTTTATCCGCAGCTGAAGCAATGGTAAATGGTTTGCCTGTCCTGTTGTCGGGGACTCATGCCCATGTAGATCTTGTGGAAGGAAACATGAATTTTTTGTACCCCCTGGGCAATGTGCCTACAGGCGCAGGAAAACTGAAA
This region of Geotalea daltonii FRC-32 genomic DNA includes:
- a CDS encoding glycosyltransferase family 4 protein yields the protein MLKLLYVYRFATLGGVERVLISRAEAFRDHQVPVKIFLYFFKDLGAIDKLNNYFALHELSDNIQIVNRIDENQYDFIISIDTPQILKFNISKSKLLFECHTTYLNSRKYLMELPAEVRVIVVPSSGMKTTLAQERPELKNKIVVVRNYVPEDTTSYHGGRIWVKRPLLYLGRMDEHKNICELLDVFAYYRSHYGDDMMLVLVGMSAETINLPQELQQRNLTDRAVVLPPVGFDKVNRLYSLIKKHGGIFMSSSVAESFGLSAAEAMVNGLPVLLSGTHAHVDLVEGNMNFLYPLGNVPTGAGKLKHIVDNYAALLPEIEKCKGQFSVKRFIEDWQLLKDVHAK